TCCGCGGCCACGCGACCGCGCTCGGCGTGGCCGATCGCGTACGATTCCTCGGCGAGCGCGAGGATGTCGCCGAGCTGCTGCGCGCGGCGGACGTGGTCGTGCACGCTGCGGTGGACGCCGAACCGTTCGGACGCGTGGTGGTCGAAGGGATGCTCGCGCGCCGGCCGGTGATCGCGACCGATGCGGGCGGCGTGCGCGAGATCCTCGTGCACGGCGAGACCGGCTGGCTCGTGCCGCCCGGCGATCCGGCTGCGCTCGCGGCGGCGGCCGATGCGGTGCGCGCGATGCCGCCGGTGGCGCGCGAAGCGATCGTGGTGCGCGCGCGCGCGGACGCCGAAGCGCGCTTCACCGTGCCGGTGATGATCGCCGGCGTGGAACGCGCGATCGCGGGACTCAGCGCCCGCCGATCCCCACCGTGAGCCGGACGATCGGCCCCTTGGCCTGATCGACGGGACCGCCGGTGACGGCGGTGCCACGATACTCCCAGTCGGGGCGATTGGGCGCGACGCGATAGCCCGCGCGTGCCCCGATGGTGATGCCGCGCCGCCGCGCCGCGCTGCGCACGACGAGCAGGTCGGCGGCGAGCATCGGTTCGAACACCCAGTGCTTCCCCTCGAGCCGGCTCTCGCGTCCCGGATCCGCGACGACCTCGGCGAACGTCGGCGCGGGTGACGTGGGCACGGTGGCGCCGCCGGCGCGATCGCCGACGGTGAGCACGTAGTTCCCGCGCCCGACGCCGAGCGTGGGCGCGATGCTCAGGCGGCCGCGCGGGCGCAGGTCCCAGCCGAGCGTGAGCGTGGTGTAGGACGCCTCGATGCGCGCGGAGAGTCCCGCCGGTGTGCTCTCCGAGCCGCCGTCGAGCCGCACATGCTCCGCGCCGATGCGCAGCGGCCCGAACGAGCCGAACCCGCCGCCGCCGAATCCGATCGCGTCGTTGGAGACGGCGGCGAACCCGCCGGTCGCGAGCACGCCGTTGATCCCGTCCACCGTGAAGGTGCCGCCACCGGTGCTGACGAAGACCGACCAGCGCGCGGGGAAGAACGGTGCGGCGCAGTCGCAGGCCTGCTGTGCGCGGGCGACCGGCGCCGCAAGCGTCAGGGCCGTCGCGAGGAGGAGCGTACGGATATGCGGGGCAGTCCGGGTGGTCATCCGAGCTCCGGGTGCTTGAGGTGATGCGTGGTGGCCTGCTGGTACGCGTGCGCCACGCGCAGCATCGCCTCCTCGCCGAAGAGGCGGCCGAGGAAGGTGATCGACACCGGCGTGCCATCGGTCTCGCGGAAGCCGCTCGGCAGGATCACGGCGGGATGTCCGGTGAGGTTCGTCGCCGTGAGCTGCGCGCCGTTGGTCGGCGCCACGATCACGTCCACCGACTGCATGAGCGTGTCCCACTGCTGGATGGCGAGGGTGCGGACGCGGTTGGCGTTCACGTAGTCCACCGCGGGGATGAGGCGCGCGGTGCGGAAGGTGTTGGGCCAGGCGCCGGCGTTCTGCTGCGCGAGCTCGCGCACCCGTCCGCTGCGCGTGAGCTCGTCGAACGCTGCTCCCGCCTCCGCGGTGAGGATGATCCGCATCGCGTTGTAGTTGAGATCGGGGATCTCGACCGGGATGAGGTCGATCCCGAGGCCGCGGAGGCTGGCGAGCACCGCATCATCGAACGGCTTGGTGGCATGCCGCTCGAGCGGGGCGTCGAAGGCGCTCTTCACGTAGCCCACGCGCAGGCCGCGGAGCGGTGCCGTGCCATCCCAGTTGAACGGTGCGGCGTGGCACGACTGGTCCTTGCCGTCAGGCCCGTGCAGCGCGGCAAAGATGAGCGCGCAGTCCTCGACCGAGCGGGCCATCGGGCCGAGCTTGTCCATCGACCAGCTGAGCGCCATCGCGCCGGTGCGCGGCACGCGCCCGAAGGTCGGTCGGAGGCCGGTGACCCCGTTCCGCGTACTCGGCGACGAGATGGAGCCGAGCGTCTCGGAGCCGATCGCGAACCCCACCGCGCCGGCGGCGGTGGCGGAGCCCGGTCCGGCGGACGAGCCGCTCGACCCCTGGTCGAGCTTCCATGGATTGCGCGTCATGCCGCCGTACCAGCGATCGCCCTGGGCGAGTTCTCCGAGCGTGAGCTTGGCGATGAGCACCGCGCCCGCGGCGTCGAGACGCTCGACGACCGTCGCGTCGTGGTCGAAGGTCTGGTCGCGATACGGGGCGGTGCCCCAGGTGGTGGGGTGGCCCTTCACCGCGAGCAGGTCCTTGGCGCCCCAGGGGATGCCGTGCAGCGGCCCCTTGTAGCGGCCGGCGGCGATCTCGGCGTCCGCGGCGCGCGCCTTCGCGAGCGCGCGGTCGCGCGTGAGCGTGGTGACGCAGAGGAGCTTGGCGTCGAGCCGCGCGAGGCGCTCGAGGTACATCGTCGTGAGCTCGACGCTCGTGACTTGCTTGCGCCGCACGAGGTCGGCGAGCGTCGTGAGCGGCGCGAAGGCGAGGGACTCGAGCGAAGTGGGGCGGGCCTGCGGTGCGCGCAGCGACATCACGATCGGCCGCTGCGGCCCGGTGGGGAGCGCGTCAGGCCGCGGGAGCGGGTTGAAGACGATCGCCGGCGCGGTGGCGTTCTCGAGCTTCACCTCGTGGAGCGCGAGGAGGTTGCGCGTCTGGCCCTTGAGGCCGTCGAGCATGAGCGCGCGTTCCTCCTCCGTGAAGGTCACGCCGGCCACCTCGGCCGCGGCGACGATCGTGGCGTCGGTGATCTCGGCACCGGCGCTGACCTGCGCCCAGAGCACACCGGGGAAGAGCGACGAGCCGGCGCCGAGGGCGCCGATCCGGGTGAGGAAGTCGCGGCGGGCCGCGTCGTGTGCGAGTGCCATGCGATGGGGGAGGAGGTCCCGTCGAATCTGCACGGCGTGCGCCCGGACGGCGAGCGGCGGCCCGGTCCGGCGCGGGGGATGGGCCGATTATACTGTGTGACGCGCGATCCGCGCCCGTGCCCAGGAGACCCCGTGCCGCTCGTGCCATTCGAGACGCTTCCCGACGACGCCCGCTGCTGGGTGTTCGCTGCCCGCGCCCCGCTCGACGAGGTGGACGAGCCGCGGCTGCTCGCGGCGGTCGACGGGTTCCTGCTCACCTGGAAGGCGCATGGCAATGCCCTCACCAGCGGCCGGACGTTCGTGGACGAGCACTTCCTCGTCGTCGGGGTCGATGAGCGCGCCTCGGATGCGTCGGGGTGCTCGATCGACGGACTCTTCCGCGTGCTCGAGAAGATCGAGGACGGGATCGGGACGTCGATGGTCGGCGGCGGGAACGTCTACTTCCGCGCGGGCGGGCTCGTGATCTGCGCGACGCGCGCGCAGTTCGAGGCGATGGCCACGATGGGCGAGCTCGATGGCGAGACGCCGGTGTTCGACACGACGGTGAGCACGGTCGGCGACTTCCGCGCGCGCTTCGAGCGCCATGCGCGCGAGTCGTGGCACGCGCAGCTGATGCCGAAGCGCTAGCGCTCCGGCATCAGCGCGGCGCGCGTCAGGCGCGGAAGTAGTCCGCCTGCCAATCCTTGATGGCGCCCTTGATCTGCTTCTGCGTCGTCAGCTCGCCCTTGAGCACCCGGTCCACGAGCGCCGGCAGCTCGGCGTCGCTCGCGAAGCGGAGCGCGACCATGTGACGCGGGGCCAGCTCGAGGATCCGCGGATGCATCGCGGGGGGGAGCAGCTCCTTGAGCCGCAGGCGCATCTCGAGCCGGATCACGCGGTCCTGCACGCGCAGGGCCATGATGCGCGACGCGAGGATGCCCATCGCCACCGCCCAGAGCAGGAGCGCGTTGCCGACGTTCATCGCGCCGGGGTTCCGGATGGCGACCCACGTGAGGTGGAGGGCAGCGAGGAGCGTGACGGGCGAGGCGAAGAAGTGGAAGAGCGGCTGCCACGCGGCGTGCGACGCGGCGGACTGGGTCTTGGTGGACACGGGGGCTCGGGGCGTGAAGGGAACGGGGCGGGGGGAGGCGGCCGGGGCGTGACCTGACGGCCCGCAGCCCCGGGAATGATACCGCGCCCGGGGTTGGACGGCGCATGGACCATCGGTTCCCGGACCGATAGGTTCCGACGACGTGCCACCAGAACTCTCGACCATCGTCTCGGACGGCAGTTCGGCCGTCGCCGCGCAGTCGCTGTCCGCGGCGGTCGCGATCGCCTATGGCCTGACCTTCATCGGGCTCTGGCTGCAGTTCCGTCGGCACTCGATGGCCGTGCTCGCGCGCGCCTGGCTGCTGTACGGGGCCTTCTCGGCCGTCACGCCCCTCGCGTCGGACAAGCTGTTCGCGCTCGCGCCGTCCGCGGGCGTGGACGCGATCACGCTCGCGCTCGCGATGCTCTCCGTGACCGCGTTCGCGGATGCGGCATTCGTCATCGTCGATCGCCGAGCGTGGCGCGCTCCTCTCTGGATGATCGGTAGCGTCGCGGCGTTCCTGACCGGGATCGGACTCGCCGCGCGCATCGCGTGGGTCGTCGAGCCCATGCAGGGCGTTGGCCTGCGGATCTTCGCGATCCTCGGCACGTCGCTCGCGCTCGTGCTCGTCGTGCGCGCGCGACGCTTCCCGGGACGGCTCTATCTCGCCCTCGGCTTCGCGTTCCTCCTCACCCGCTTCGCCGGGGGGCTCCTGCTCGAGCTCGCACGCCCGGGACAGCTGACGATGGCGGCACAGCCCACCGTGTTCACCGCGATGCAGCTCCTCACCCTCACGCTCGCGGGCTACTACATGACCGTGGCGGCCTTCGCGCAGGAGCGCGAGGGGACGTTGCGCGAACGGATCGAACTCGAGCGCCGCCTCGGTCGCGTGCAGCGCATGGAGTCGATCGGCCGCATCGCCGGCACCGTGGCGCACGACTTCAACAACATCCTCACCGCCACGCTGGGCGCGACGGAGTCGATCGCGGAGTCCACAGCGACGCCGACCGAGCGGGCGGAGGCGATCCGCGACCGTCGCGAGGCGGTCGAGCGGGGCCGCGCCCTCACGCGGCAGCTCTTGGACTTCTCGCGCCCGGGGACGGGCGAGGTCGAAGCGTTCGATCCCGCGGTGCGCCTCGCCGAGCTCCTGCCGATGGTCCGCCGGCTCGTCGGCGAGCGGATCACGGTCGAGGCCGATCTGCCCGACGACGGCCGGCTCGGGCGTCGGGTGAGGGTCAACGCGGTGGAGTTCGACCAGGTGCTGCTCAACCTCGCGGCCAACGCGCGCGATGCGATGCCCGAGGGCGGCCGGTTGCACCTCGCGTGCGGGATCGACGGGCGCCTCGGCGCCGACGGGAGCGCGGGACAGCGGCTGCGGCTGCGCGTGACGGATTCGGGGACCGGGATGAGCGCTGAGGTCGCCGAGCGGGTGTTCGATCCCTACTTCACGACGAAACCGCGCGGGAAGGGTACCGGCCTGGGGCTTGCCTCGGCGTTCGCGTTCGCGAAGCACGCGGGGGGCGACCTCTCGGTCGAGTCCTCCCCGGGATCGGGCGCGACCTTCGCGCTGACCCTCCCGCTCCTGCCCGGCTAGGCGTTCGTCGCGTCCCGCGCGTGGCGCTTGAGCCGCGCGACCATCGCGTTCAGGCCGGTCTCGCGCGCGCTGAGGCCGAGGCCCTGCATCATGCGCTGCACGAAGTCGTCCGGGATCGCGAGCGTCGTCTCGGGCGGCTGATCGTTGATCGCCGAGAACACGATCGAGAGGAAGGCGGCGATGGTCGGCGACTGTCGCACGTTCACGTCGGCCCAGAAGTGCAGCCGGCCGTCGTGCACCTCGGGGAAGAGGTCCACGCGCGTCTGGCACTCGGGCACGGTGAAGGCGGCACGGTCGAGCGCGGCGAGGCGCTCGGGGAGCGGCTCGAGCTTCTTCGCATACGAGACGAGCGCCTGCATCTTCGTCTCGCGGTCCATCGCGGCGAAGCGGTCGAGGACGGTGGCGATGCGGGGCGGGAGCGGCACGCTAGGTCCTCTGCGCGCGGAGGCAGTCGAGGCGGATCGCATCGGCGAGCCGCTGGTGCGGTGCCTCGAGGCCCCAGCCCTTCACGACATGCTCGCGCGCCGCGAAGCCCGCCGCCGGCCACGCCGCGCGCGCGACCCAGGCGCGGGAGAGCGCGGCGCGCAACGCCTCCTCGGTCACCGCCGACGCGACCCAACCGGTGCGTCCTTCGAGCACGAGCTCATCGTTGCCCCCGACCGGCGTCACGACCGCGGGCCGCCCATGCGCCATCCCCTCGACGAGCGCGAAGGGCGACCCCTCCGACCGCGACGGGAAGACCAGCAGGTCGGCCTCGGCGAAGGCCGCGCCGATCTCGCCGTGCGGCTTGAGCACCACGCGGTCCGGTCCGAAGCCGTGCGAGCGCGCGAGCCGTTCGAGCAGTCGCGGATGGCTCCCGCCGCCCTGCAGCGTGAGCACCCACTCGCGTCCCCGCCACTCGGGATGGGCGAGCGCCTCGAGCAGCAGGTCCTGGCCCTTGTACGCGGGATCGAAGCGCGCGAGGCAGAGGAGGCGCACCGGTCCCTTCGTGCGGATGGGGTGCGCCTTCTGCACCGCTTCGCCGGCCGCGAGCGTCGCGGCCGTGACGCCGTTGACCGCCGACTCGACGTTCGCCAGCGCGGTGCCGAGCGCGCGATCGAGCGCCCGGTGGTTGCGCGCCGAGACCGTGAGCACGCGTCGCGCCTGGCGGGCGAGCCCGAGCGCGGCATCGGTCCGCGCATCATCCACGAAATGGTAGTCCTCGTGCGCGTGCTGCAGCACGAGCCAGTACGGCGTGCCGCGCGCCGCCGCGGCCTCGCCGGCCGGGACGCACCAGTTCATGTCCCCCATCCCCGCGAGGTTGAACCAGACCAGGTCAGGCGCGATCGCGTCGAGGCGCGTGCGCCACCGCGTCGCCTCGGGCACCTCGGCGCCGACCATCCGCCGCAGCAGGCGCTCGCGCAGCGGCGGCGGCGTGAGCTCGGTCATTGCGTGGAAGGTGACGCCGCCGTCCGCGAACGGGGCCGGGTCGGCGTCGCGGTAGGCGCGGGGCGCGAGCAGGTGGAACTCGAACGCGTCGCGGTGCGCCGCGTCGAGCACGAAGTGCCGCCACAGGTTGTGCGCGCCGCCCGGGGCACCGATGAAGCTCACGATGAGGACGCGCGGACGCGTGGCCGTCATGGCGCGACGGTCCCGCGCTGCGCCATCACGTCGCCCTCGCGCGCGAGGACCCACGCCGCGCCCTCGAGATAGGTGCAGTCCCCCGCGCTCCACGCGTAGTCGTCGCGCGCGGTGCCGTCCATCGTGACCTCGAAGGGGCAGATCCCGTGCAGCTCGTCGAACATCGCGTTCGTGCGGCGGTCGGAGAGGTAGGCGCGCACCGTGTAGCGTCCCTGGAAGAGCCGCGCGCGCGGCACCTCGAAGCGCAGCGTGTAGCGGCCCGCCTCGCGACGGAACCGCGCCTCCGCGTCGAAGCACCAGAGATGCACGATGTTCCGGTCCTCCGCGTCGGCGAACTTGCAGGAGAAGCAGAGCGTCCCCGTGGGCTCGGGGATGTCGAGCGTGAACTCGACCTGCATCGGTTCGCCGTGGCGGTGCACGCCGCCGGGATCGCTCGTCACCACGCGCGCCGCGAGCACGCGATTGGCGCGCGGGCCGCCGGCCGGCGCCTCGTACGCGCCGGGACGCGCCTCTCCGCCGCCCTGCAGCGCCCGATACCGCGCGATCCCCTCGGCCGTGGCGCCGTCGAAGAGGCAGGTCCCGCGGTCGAGCAGCAGCACGCGCTGCGTGAGCGCCGAGACCGCGGGCATGGAGTGGCTGACGAAGATCACCGTCCGTCCACCGCTCGCGACCTCGCTCATCTTGCCGAGGCACTTCCGCTGGAACTCGGCGTCGCCCACGGCGAGGACCTCGTCCACGATGAGGATCTCCGGCTCGAGGTGCGCGGCGACGGCGAAGGCGAGGCGCACGTACATCCCGCTCGAGTAGCGCTTCACCGGCGTGTCGAGGAACCGTTCCACCTCGGCGAAGGCGACGATCGCGTCGAAGCGCGCGGCGATCTCGCGCTTGCGCATCCCGAGGATCGCGCCGTTGAGGAAGATGTTCTCGCGCCCCGAGAGCTCGGGATGGAACCCGGTCCCGACCTCGAGCAGCGACCCCACGCGACCGCGCAGCCGCACCTCGCCGGTGGTGGGCGGGGTGATGCGCGAGAGCACCTTGAGCAGCGTGCTCTTGCCGGCACCGTTGCGGCCGATGATCCCGACGGCGCTGCCGGAGGGGATGGAGAACCCGACGTCGCGCAGGGCCCAGAGGTCCTCGCCCGGCGCGCCACCGAAGGGTGCGCGCACCAGCTGCGCCAGCCGCTCGGGGAGCGTCGTCGCCGGCGCTTCGCGCGACAACCGGTAGCGCTTGCCCAGCCCGCGCGCCTCGACCGCGATGCCCGCCATCAGATCACGTCGGCGAAGCGTCGCTCGAGGCGACGGAAGAGCGTGACGCCCACGAAGAGCGCGAGCCCGGTCCACGCGAGCGCGGCGAGCACCGGCTGCGGCCCCGGCACGGGTGTGCCCAGGAGGGAGGCGCGGAATCCCTCGAGCAACGTGGCGACGGGATTGAGCAGGTACGCCTCGCGATAGCGCTCGGGCACCGTGCTCGCGGCGTAGGCGACCGGGCTCGCGTACAGCAGGAGCTGCATGGCGACGGGCAGGATGTGCTGGACGTCGCGGTAGCGGACCATGAGCGAGGCGCCGATGAGGCCCAGTCCGAAGGCCAGCAGCACGAGCAACAGCACCCAGAGCGGTGCGAGCAGGAGGGACGGTCCCGGCATGGCGCCCGAGGCGAGTCGCATCGCGAGCAGCACCACGAGCGCGACGGCGCCATCGAGGAGCGCCGCCGGGATGGTCGAGGCGGGGATCACCGCGCGCGGGAACCAGACCTTCGCGATGAGTCCGCTGTTCTGCACCAGCGACCCGCTGGCGCGCGTCACGATCCCCGCGAACAGCCCCCACCCGGCGAGCGAGGCGAACGTGAACTGGAAGTACGGCACGCCGTCGCTCGGCAGCCCGGCCACCACACCGAAGACGAAGGTGAAGATGAGCGCGCCGAGCAGGGGCTGGAGCACCACCCAGAGGACACCGAGGACCGTCTGGCGGTAGCGCAGGCGCAGGTCGCGGTCGGCGAGGGCCCAGAGCAGGTCGCGGAACGCCCAGAGGTCGCCGACGAGCCCGAGGGTCCGAGCGCTGTCCGGCTGGATAACGAGCACGGGGGGCTCTGCGTACTGGTGCGATAGGGCGGGCACGATGCAGAAATAGGGCACGGCCCCTCCGGGAACACAATCCCGTCCCCAGCGATAGATACCCCATGCCGACCAACGACCTGCCGTCCAGCGAACTCACGCCCGAGCGCGTGTACTTCGACCGCCGCACGTTCCTCACCGCCGCCGGCGTGATCGGTGCGGGGCTCGTCGGCGCGAAGGCGCTCAAGGCCTCGGTCCTGACGGCGGCGACGCCGGGACAGGAGCGCCCGCTCGGCACGCCCTACGGGCTGCAGCCGACCGACGTCGCGACGCCCGAGGAGGACGTGACGACCTACAACAACTTCTACGAGTTCGGCACCGGCAAGGACGATCCGGCGATGAACGCGCGGGAGTTCCGGGCGCGGCCGTGGACGGTGAAGGTCGAAGGGCTCGTCGCCAAGCCGGGGAGCTACCAGCTCGAGGACTTCCTCAAGCCCTCGCGCATGGAGGATCGCATCTACCGGATGCGCTGCGTCGAGGCGTGGAGCATGGTGATCCCGTGGCGCGGCATCCCGCTCGCCGACGTGCTCCGCCGCGCGCAGCCGACGAGCAAGGCGAAGTACGTCGAGTTCACCACGCTGATGGACCCGGCGCGGATGCCGGGCCAGCGCTACCCCGTGCTCGACTGGCCGTACAACGAGGGGCTCCGCCTCGACGAGGCGATGCATCCGCTCACGCTCCTCGCGACCGGCGTGTACGGCAAGGACCTGCCGAACCAGAACGGCGCCCCGCTGCGCCTCGTCGTGCCGTGGAAGTACGGCTTCAAGGGGATCAAGAGCATCGTGCGCATCCGCCTCACCGAGACGATGCCCGCCACCTCGTGGGCGCTCGCGAACCCGTCCGAGTACGGCTTCTACGCCAACGTGAACCCGCGGGTCGATCATCCGCGGTGGAGCCAGGCGACGGAGCGGCGCATCGGCAACTTCCGGCGCATCCCCACGCTGCCGTTCAACGGCTACGCCGAGCAGGTCGCGTCGATGTACTCGGGGATGGATCTCGCGCGGAACTACTGAGTCGTGTCGCAGCCCTGGCTGGGCCTCGCGAAGCAGCCGCGGGGATTCGGCGTGCTGCTCGTCATCGCGTCCGCGCTCCCGGCCCTGACCATCACGGCCGCGGTGGTGAGTGACGTCTTCTACGGGTCGAGCTGGCTCGGCGCGGATCCCATCAAGGAAGGCGAGCATCTGCTCGGCGAGTGGACGCTGCGCGCGCTGTTCGGCACGCTCCTCATCACGCCGCTGCGGTATCACTCGGGGTGGAACTGGCTCGCGAAGCATCGCCGCACGCTCGGCCTCTTCGCGTTCGCCTACGTCGTGCTCCACTTCCTCACCTGGCTGCTTCTCGATGCGCAGGTGTGGGTCAGTGAGTACGTGGGCTGGGCCGACGTGTGGAAGGACATCACCAAGCGGCC
This region of Gemmatimonadota bacterium genomic DNA includes:
- a CDS encoding sulfoxide reductase heme-binding subunit YedZ, with the protein product MLLVIASALPALTITAAVVSDVFYGSSWLGADPIKEGEHLLGEWTLRALFGTLLITPLRYHSGWNWLAKHRRTLGLFAFAYVVLHFLTWLLLDAQVWVSEYVGWADVWKDITKRPYITVGFLAMLLMVPLALTSTKKAIARMGKRWRPLHRLIYPIALLGVLHYILSVKKDLTEPLLYLGVLSALLLWRVWDARRRADARV
- a CDS encoding amidase; this translates as MALAHDAARRDFLTRIGALGAGSSLFPGVLWAQVSAGAEITDATIVAAAEVAGVTFTEEERALMLDGLKGQTRNLLALHEVKLENATAPAIVFNPLPRPDALPTGPQRPIVMSLRAPQARPTSLESLAFAPLTTLADLVRRKQVTSVELTTMYLERLARLDAKLLCVTTLTRDRALAKARAADAEIAAGRYKGPLHGIPWGAKDLLAVKGHPTTWGTAPYRDQTFDHDATVVERLDAAGAVLIAKLTLGELAQGDRWYGGMTRNPWKLDQGSSGSSAGPGSATAAGAVGFAIGSETLGSISSPSTRNGVTGLRPTFGRVPRTGAMALSWSMDKLGPMARSVEDCALIFAALHGPDGKDQSCHAAPFNWDGTAPLRGLRVGYVKSAFDAPLERHATKPFDDAVLASLRGLGIDLIPVEIPDLNYNAMRIILTAEAGAAFDELTRSGRVRELAQQNAGAWPNTFRTARLIPAVDYVNANRVRTLAIQQWDTLMQSVDVIVAPTNGAQLTATNLTGHPAVILPSGFRETDGTPVSITFLGRLFGEEAMLRVAHAYQQATTHHLKHPELG
- the msrP gene encoding protein-methionine-sulfoxide reductase catalytic subunit MsrP is translated as MPTNDLPSSELTPERVYFDRRTFLTAAGVIGAGLVGAKALKASVLTAATPGQERPLGTPYGLQPTDVATPEEDVTTYNNFYEFGTGKDDPAMNAREFRARPWTVKVEGLVAKPGSYQLEDFLKPSRMEDRIYRMRCVEAWSMVIPWRGIPLADVLRRAQPTSKAKYVEFTTLMDPARMPGQRYPVLDWPYNEGLRLDEAMHPLTLLATGVYGKDLPNQNGAPLRLVVPWKYGFKGIKSIVRIRLTETMPATSWALANPSEYGFYANVNPRVDHPRWSQATERRIGNFRRIPTLPFNGYAEQVASMYSGMDLARNY
- a CDS encoding SufE family protein yields the protein MPLPPRIATVLDRFAAMDRETKMQALVSYAKKLEPLPERLAALDRAAFTVPECQTRVDLFPEVHDGRLHFWADVNVRQSPTIAAFLSIVFSAINDQPPETTLAIPDDFVQRMMQGLGLSARETGLNAMVARLKRHARDATNA
- a CDS encoding ABC transporter ATP-binding protein — translated: MAGIAVEARGLGKRYRLSREAPATTLPERLAQLVRAPFGGAPGEDLWALRDVGFSIPSGSAVGIIGRNGAGKSTLLKVLSRITPPTTGEVRLRGRVGSLLEVGTGFHPELSGRENIFLNGAILGMRKREIAARFDAIVAFAEVERFLDTPVKRYSSGMYVRLAFAVAAHLEPEILIVDEVLAVGDAEFQRKCLGKMSEVASGGRTVIFVSHSMPAVSALTQRVLLLDRGTCLFDGATAEGIARYRALQGGGEARPGAYEAPAGGPRANRVLAARVVTSDPGGVHRHGEPMQVEFTLDIPEPTGTLCFSCKFADAEDRNIVHLWCFDAEARFRREAGRYTLRFEVPRARLFQGRYTVRAYLSDRRTNAMFDELHGICPFEVTMDGTARDDYAWSAGDCTYLEGAAWVLAREGDVMAQRGTVAP
- a CDS encoding glycosyltransferase family 4 protein, translated to MTATRPRVLIVSFIGAPGGAHNLWRHFVLDAAHRDAFEFHLLAPRAYRDADPAPFADGGVTFHAMTELTPPPLRERLLRRMVGAEVPEATRWRTRLDAIAPDLVWFNLAGMGDMNWCVPAGEAAAARGTPYWLVLQHAHEDYHFVDDARTDAALGLARQARRVLTVSARNHRALDRALGTALANVESAVNGVTAATLAAGEAVQKAHPIRTKGPVRLLCLARFDPAYKGQDLLLEALAHPEWRGREWVLTLQGGGSHPRLLERLARSHGFGPDRVVLKPHGEIGAAFAEADLLVFPSRSEGSPFALVEGMAHGRPAVVTPVGGNDELVLEGRTGWVASAVTEEALRAALSRAWVARAAWPAAGFAAREHVVKGWGLEAPHQRLADAIRLDCLRAQRT
- a CDS encoding ABC transporter permease; protein product: MLVIQPDSARTLGLVGDLWAFRDLLWALADRDLRLRYRQTVLGVLWVVLQPLLGALIFTFVFGVVAGLPSDGVPYFQFTFASLAGWGLFAGIVTRASGSLVQNSGLIAKVWFPRAVIPASTIPAALLDGAVALVVLLAMRLASGAMPGPSLLLAPLWVLLLVLLAFGLGLIGASLMVRYRDVQHILPVAMQLLLYASPVAYAASTVPERYREAYLLNPVATLLEGFRASLLGTPVPGPQPVLAALAWTGLALFVGVTLFRRLERRFADVI